The Pseudorca crassidens isolate mPseCra1 chromosome 3, mPseCra1.hap1, whole genome shotgun sequence genome includes the window TAGCCCAGAGCTGCGTGGCCAAGAAGCTGACACCAGGAGCCCCGGACCCGCCCCTGCCCACCATGGGGACCCTCCCCTGCGACCCTGCTCCACGGCTGACTCCGGTGGCCCTGGGCCGGCGGACCACCGACTGCCAAATCCCGGAGACTGGTCTGAGGAGGACCTGCGGGGTAGCCCCCTTGGAGAACGGTAGGTGGGCGAGGGGGCCGTGGTGGTGGGACCCTTCCCTGCTCCAGTGCCCCCCACTGGGGTGTCTGGAATGTGTGGGAGCCTGGCTGGAGCAGGCAGTCTCTAGGCCCCTGTGCTTCCCCgaacctcagttttccttcccgCAGTATGGGTGTGAATGTGGCATTCCTGAGGGCCCGTGAGTTGAGTGTCTTAAAGGCCAGGCACCTTTCCCGGTGCTGAGGGTACAGTGGTCAAGAGAGCAGCAGAGGCCCCGTGGGGGGACGGACACgaggaaaaacaagcaaaaagccTTTGCAGTGTATTCACTGGTGATAATTGTCTCAGAGAGAGCAGCAGaacctgggagcctgtgcagcggTCCGTGGGGGAGCTGAGCCTCCCTAACTCTGACACTGACCCTGGGATCTCCGTTCCGCCTCGGCCCTGccacagtttctccatctgtagcaAAGCCGCTGGAGTCAGATTCCGTGGCCTATGTAGCACGGACATTCTTGCAGAGGCCACCAAACGTTGCAACTGTGACAGTGTATCTCTGTGTCCAGGGGTCAGTTTCCCAGCTGTGACAGTGTATCTCTGTGTCCAGGggtcagtttccccacctgtgacTGCGTATCTCTGCGTCTGGGGCTCAGTTTCCCACCTGTGactgtgtatctgtgtgtctggGCCTCAGCGGTCCCAGGGtgccccagccctgcagccccgCCCTCCTGTAACTCCTGTGACTCACAAAGCCCCTGccactccccccaccaccccggcAACTGCTACTCCCACACCCCTGCTGTGGAGACTGGCTGGGAGGCCAGGTGGGGGCTCAGGGGCTGGTCCCCTGTCTCCTCCCATCTCTTAGGGTGCATGGCCCCAGGCCGTGATCCTCAGGCTTTGGTCGCAGGCTCCGGGCCAGGCTTGTACGCCCTGCCGTCCACCGTCGGCTACATCAACCACGACTGCACCAGGGTGGCTGGTCCTGCCTACTCGCTCTTCCGGAGGCCCAGCGAGGGTAAGGCCGGTGTGGGAGAGGTGGGCCTCCAATCTCCCACCCAGAGTATTTCCTCACCCCCTTAGATCCAAGCTCTCATTCAGTCAGGCAGGAAGCCGGGACAGTGTGCAACGTAACCCCCGCTGTGTGTCCTCAGGAAACCTGCTGTGCTTCTCTGGTCCCTTGTTTCCTTATGGAAGGGGAGTAGTGTGTGGTTTTGCAGGGCATTTGCAAATTCCTTGCTGCTTGACTTGGGCAAGCTGTGTctgtttccccctctgtaaaCAATGACGGTACAGTCCTTACCGAGTTGCGGTCAGGATTAAATACACCTTGGATGTCTGGAGACGTTCATTAAGTGAGGATTGGATGCCTTCAAAGTGGCTACAGCAGTGCCTGGTCTCCAGTCAGAGCTCCACAAAGAAGGGTTGTGGGTGTGAGTGCCGCCTCAGGTCCTCAGTCAGCGGGATGGGGGCTCCTGGGCCGTGATGTCCCACGGGGCGCGGGGAGGGTGGAAGGAGAATCCTTCGTGTTTGGACAGGAAAGGTTGGCGAGACAGCAGGCTGTGCGGCTGGCCTGGTCCGTGGGCCACCCCGCCTCTGTGATGTCCACTTTCCTCCTGGCCAGAAGGAGTGCGACAGGGTGTCAGTGAGCATTGGATGCAGTGATGGGGCGGACACAGGGCCCCAGCTATAGCCAGCGGCCCATTGTGTGGATGGCGTCACTGCCATGTACCCACAAGCCTGTGCCTTCATGGCGTTGCCCACCCGCTCCTTCACCCACTTGCTAGAGCGCTCGGGGTCCcgagtgggctgggctgggggctggaagggTCCTTGCTCTGTGGGGACTTTGCTTCCTGTGGACAGAGGCTTGTTGGGAGGTGCGGCGCCAGCAGCCTCTTCTCAGCCTTCAGAATCAGCAACAATCCCAAACCAAAGTGAGAGAAAACTCAGGAAGCTGCGAGTGGCCCCAGAAGGCAAAGGAGGGAATCAGCGTCACATCTGTCACTAGGAAGGATCAAGAACCGAGCCTATGGCCCAGAGCAACCTGGGTTGCCAGGTTCTAATCCCAGTTACAGGACCCATcctgggacagagagacagatagGCTGGGGGGTCGGGGGTAGTGGTGGTTACTGTAGACTTTGCTGAGTGCCCAGGGAAGACTTCTGGGAGGTGGAGGCATGGGATCTGGGCTTTgtaggatgagtaggagtttggtGGAGTCCCCTGGAGAAGAAGGGGACTCCAGGCAGAGCTTGCAGCATAGGCATCGAGGTGGGAAATGCCATGAGTTGGACTGTGCTCATTTGTCATGAACATGCTTCACGTGTGTGTACCGTGTCATGTGTGCACACATACGCATAGTACTTAAACCAGTTGATCCTTGTCAGACCTACTGCTCTTAGATGCATGTGCATTTATCCTGGAGTGGGCTTGTAGACAGTAACAATGGCAATCATAGTAACtggtcccaatttttttttttttttttgaacgcgttgggtgttcattgctgtgcgcgggctttctctagttgcagcgagcgggggctactcttcattgcggtgcgtgggcttctcattgcagtggcttctcttgttgcagagcacgggctctaggcgcgcaggcttcagtagttgtggcacgagggctcagtagttgtggctcgcgggctctagagcacaggctgagtagttgtggcacacggacttagttgctccgcggcatgtgggatcttcccggatgagggatcaaacccatgtcccctgcattggcaggtggattcttaaccactgcaccaccagggaagtcccattttttttttttaagtcggtgcatgttttccactttctttttttaaaaaaaaatctatttatttatttatttattacttatttggctgtgccgggtcttagttgcagcacttgggatctctgttgtggcatgcaggatcctttagttgtggcgtgcgggatctacttccctgagcagggatggaacccgggccccctgcattgggagtgtggagtcttagccaccggACCACCACAGAAGTCCCGTGCCAATTATTAAGCACCCGGCGCCGGACCACCCCCTTCCGTGGACCATCTCAGTGTCCATCTTCACATCCTGCTAGTGTGAAGAGGAGGCTGACCTGGGCGAAGAGCTTCCCCAGGACCTGGCTCTCAGAGCCCGACACAAGCCCCTCCCTCAGGTTGGCCACCCGCAGGCTAAGCCCAGGCCCTGGAAGGGCTCTCCTTGGACCCTTACTCGGGCCTGGTTCTCTCACTCTACACAGAATTCTAATGGTCCAGGAGCTGGTCCCCTAGCCCCTGGCAGAGGACAGGTCAGGGGTGGGGCACAGCAAACGGGACAGCTTTGATTACAGGCGCACAGACGGTCAGCAAGACCCAGGCCCCCCAGGTCAGGGCAACCATACCTCAGTGGACTGAGTCCCTGCCCTCCAAGATGGGGCCAGGGGCCTCGGGGGGTGGGAGTGCCTCAGGGTTAAGCAGGGCACCGAGTAGGCGGTGGGGTCATTGGAGGCGCCCTTAGGACCCTGGGCTCCTCTCCCCAGCATCTCCACAGGAGACCAGCCCCGGGCCGGTCTACTTCCTGGACCCGAAAGTCACCCGTTTTGGCCGCAGCTGCACCCCTGCCTACTCCATGCAGGGTCGGGGCAAGTCTCGGGGTGAGTATCTGACCTGTGCTGCCCTACCAGGACCCTGCCCCTTCAGGCCCTCAGTGAATCTCGTGCCTCCGtactcttctcccctcccacccccgagTTCTCAGACCTTCAGTGTCTTTGGAATGACAAAATCCAGTGGACTCAGAAGAGGGGCCAGGGGCTCTGAGAGAACCTGAATGGGTGAAGTGGCCCAGGGTGATGTGATCTTGGGCACATATGGCCAAGGGTGCCACAAGGGCAGCTGGAGCTCACCCTCGGCATCAGGAGACAATAGGGTACAGTGGGGACTGTGGCAAATGCAACCATCCCCTTCGCGGGCTCCAGACAGCTCCCTCTCACCTAGAGCGCATCTCCCATCCACCCACCCTTTCATCTTTGACCTACCACACAGCTACTTGTCCACCACTGATCCATCGATCCATCCATTCATACATTCGCCCATCTATCTACTCACCAacctacccacccatccacctatTCATCATCtaatccacccacccacccacccacccatgaTCCACCCATCCAcgcacccacccatccacccatccacgaCCCACTCGTccgtccacccacccatccacccatccacgaTCCACTCATCCAACCACccatccaccctcccacccacccacccacccatccacatCCACTAATTCATCCACCCACCcgcccacccatccacccatgaTCCActcgtccatccacccatccatccacaaGCTATCGATCCAGCTACAACTCCCTGAATCCATCATCTACTCATTCACCCCTCATCCACCCACTCACTACCCACCCTTCTACTCACCCATCCACTCCAACATGTACTAAGCCCATTGCTGAGAGTTGAAGTAGATTTGACACGTCCTTGCTTTTTGTGAGACCCCAGCCTGGTGTGGTTAGATCCAGGTGGGGACCATCTCACCTCAGTGTGGCCATGTCTGGAGAGGCGGAGAGACCCACCCCAGGGGGATCTCAGGAAGGGCTGTGAGGGCTCTGCTTAGGAGGGTGCGGGGAAGgcagcagggaggaggggccttTCGCACTGTCTTGGAGGAGGGAAAGCAACTCCTGGGCGGTGGGAATGGGGAATGGGAGGCATTCCTGGCAGAGGGTTGAGCTTGGGCAAAGGCCAGAGGCTTGAAAGAGAACAGAGGGAGGTTGGGCTCTGTGAGCTCCATGACGCATGTGGCGACGGGGAGCCACGCCAGGTCCTTGAGGAGCTGAGGACCCTGTCCATTGCCAACCTTCCTGCCCCATTCTTACAGATCTGGAGGTGACGCCCGGCCCTGGGGCCTACAGCCCAGAGAAGGTGGCCCCCACGCGCCAGCGGACACCCCCAGCTTTCACCCTGGGCTCCCGCATCCGCCCGCGGCCCCTGGACACCTCAGTCCCTGCCCCCAACACCTACACCCTGCCTTCCCTCTGGGGCTCCCAGATCTTCACCAAGCCCAGCAGCCCAAGCTACACGGCAGCAGGCCGCACGCCCCCCGTCCGACCCCCGCAGGACCCCACTGAGATACCGGGTCCAGGCCAGTATGATAGCCCGGACCCCAACGCCTACCGTCAGCGCCGGCCAGCCTTCACCATGCTGGGGCGGCCCCGAGCCCCGCGCCCCCCGGATGAGACGCCTGGCCCCGGCACCCACAGCCCCGAGCAGGTCACCATGACCAAGGCCAGGGCCCCGGCATTCACCATGGGCATCCGCCACTCCAAACGGGCCACCACCATGGCCGTGGACACCGCACCCTGATGCCCTTGGGGGACAGGACGCCTGGCCtgggctgagcctcagtttcccatgcTGTGAAGTGGGGTGTGGGCAGGTGGTGGGCATGCCTAGAAGccagggtggggggaaggtgcCTCCTTTCTTCCTGTTCTCTGAACCGTCTGAGGTCCTTCTAGGCCACCTGCTTTCTCCAGTCCCGGGGGGGCTGTGACCCCGTGGTCCCGACAGGGAGAGCCTCCTTCC containing:
- the CIMAP1D gene encoding protein CIMAP1D yields the protein MGTLPCDPAPRLTPVALGRRTTDCQIPETGLRRTCGVAPLENGCMAPGRDPQALVAGSGPGLYALPSTVGYINHDCTRVAGPAYSLFRRPSEASPQETSPGPVYFLDPKVTRFGRSCTPAYSMQGRGKSRDLEVTPGPGAYSPEKVAPTRQRTPPAFTLGSRIRPRPLDTSVPAPNTYTLPSLWGSQIFTKPSSPSYTAAGRTPPVRPPQDPTEIPGPGQYDSPDPNAYRQRRPAFTMLGRPRAPRPPDETPGPGTHSPEQVTMTKARAPAFTMGIRHSKRATTMAVDTAP